The following are encoded together in the Bradymonas sediminis genome:
- a CDS encoding TadE/TadG family type IV pilus assembly protein, with protein MKTRFENLYLRLAPGLSPLTRQLKRLHRDDGGATLTEFIIMLPIFLMVFNGVMILGEFTRKGTEAPIIAYKETFKEVLPFQDDNWFAAKHMQPTIAAADAGLQLAGDSKAHNISGAVTAGANLAEGSTYLGMGLNGTMGESFSRANMMTMKPSTDLQGCESNGPSWPSDCFTMNDQSGPQALSGSFIPNSSNGKLTSDLKDLTGDSEYAYTLFNDGPSVQAFSGGGGGILGTLNAVVTGLGIRPALAANSRYGTVSGMSKETFTFAGISMEMEAHYNVLVPPSPKGPMMDEMTATAISRLSMVGQDHYDDVLGIAWNQPLGSENLDVPDYH; from the coding sequence ATGAAAACACGTTTTGAGAACCTGTATTTACGTCTAGCTCCGGGCCTGTCACCGTTGACGCGTCAGCTCAAGCGGCTGCACCGAGACGACGGCGGCGCGACCTTGACCGAATTCATCATCATGTTGCCCATTTTTCTTATGGTATTTAACGGCGTCATGATCTTGGGGGAGTTTACCCGCAAGGGGACCGAGGCGCCGATTATCGCCTACAAAGAGACGTTCAAGGAAGTCTTGCCGTTTCAAGATGACAACTGGTTTGCCGCGAAGCATATGCAGCCGACGATCGCCGCGGCCGATGCTGGACTGCAACTCGCGGGGGATTCCAAAGCCCACAATATCTCGGGCGCCGTGACCGCCGGCGCCAACCTCGCCGAAGGGTCGACCTACTTGGGTATGGGGCTCAACGGTACGATGGGCGAGTCATTTTCACGCGCCAATATGATGACCATGAAGCCGAGCACCGACCTTCAGGGGTGTGAGAGCAATGGCCCAAGCTGGCCGTCGGATTGCTTCACCATGAATGATCAATCTGGGCCCCAGGCACTGTCTGGTAGCTTTATCCCGAACTCTTCAAATGGCAAGCTCACCTCCGACCTGAAAGACCTGACGGGCGACTCAGAGTACGCATACACATTGTTCAATGACGGTCCTTCGGTCCAAGCCTTTTCGGGCGGCGGCGGCGGCATCCTGGGGACACTTAACGCGGTCGTGACCGGCCTCGGAATTCGTCCCGCACTGGCCGCAAATAGTCGCTACGGTACCGTTTCGGGCATGAGCAAAGAGACCTTCACTTTCGCTGGCATCAGCATGGAGATGGAGGCTCACTATAATGTTTTGGTCCCCCCGTCGCCCAAGGGCCCGATGATGGACGAAATGACGGCGACCGCGATTTCTCGACTGAGTATGGTTGGACAAGACCATTACGACGATGTGCTTGGCATTGCGTGGAATCAACCGCTGGGGAGCGAAAATCTTGATGTTCCCGACTATCACTAA
- a CDS encoding pilus assembly protein TadG-related protein, with translation MKPSIQKTRDFFYSTHEDESGAVVILCLAAVLALMAMAWVVFDAHRSVNDKIMLQGAADTAAFSHASVEARSMNMIAYGNIAKRSIIDIHAMYTGMYVAYIIWIAKKWSECNVPYNIPACVEALINTIMWGVETASDTNTMSSIIFGSGGLTKKAYLRDMQAIDNYQHYLFHVTPWWGFSEQLVRGWRNGATAVVSFPPPPGEVTNLASSVQQAINTINGFLQQLGMKTIDLQTFHGNDNLPLKKTSFGGWDWIKQLNPLEHPAFTLEHLVNGLIHKDESQLGAASGMTFGLGLVLSIAAGIPNAASKFKKYDDPYLLDSGGSEAEWLKRTSNLAFAYLNDPKRTTDDRNKFTVSNQTYNHSLTGALFSSVTYDTSGYWTMAKSEIVFADGKDPDMWHPSWTARMRPVHLPGEFEDADFAMFQAYSQIVPYLALNAQLGSIQGNQTGAAALASMKDIISLGFSTAAMGPTTASGVAK, from the coding sequence ATGAAACCATCGATTCAAAAAACCCGCGATTTCTTCTACTCCACTCACGAAGATGAGTCTGGGGCGGTTGTGATTCTCTGTCTGGCAGCGGTCTTGGCCCTGATGGCGATGGCCTGGGTGGTCTTTGATGCCCATCGTTCCGTGAACGATAAGATCATGCTTCAGGGCGCTGCGGACACCGCGGCATTTAGTCATGCGTCGGTTGAAGCCCGCTCGATGAATATGATCGCTTACGGGAATATCGCCAAGCGCTCCATCATCGACATTCATGCCATGTATACCGGCATGTATGTGGCGTATATCATCTGGATCGCAAAAAAATGGTCGGAATGTAATGTCCCCTATAATATTCCCGCGTGTGTCGAGGCGCTCATAAATACAATCATGTGGGGGGTGGAGACCGCGTCGGATACCAATACGATGTCCAGTATTATTTTTGGCAGCGGCGGGCTCACTAAGAAGGCCTACCTGCGTGATATGCAGGCCATCGATAACTACCAGCACTACCTCTTTCACGTGACGCCCTGGTGGGGCTTCTCCGAGCAGCTCGTGCGTGGCTGGCGAAACGGCGCGACCGCGGTCGTGAGCTTCCCGCCGCCGCCCGGTGAAGTCACGAACCTGGCAAGCTCGGTCCAGCAGGCCATCAATACCATCAACGGGTTTCTGCAACAGTTGGGTATGAAGACGATCGACCTGCAGACCTTCCACGGCAATGACAACCTGCCGCTCAAGAAGACGAGCTTTGGCGGGTGGGATTGGATTAAGCAGCTCAACCCGCTAGAGCACCCGGCGTTTACGCTCGAGCATCTGGTCAACGGGTTGATTCATAAAGATGAGTCCCAACTCGGCGCGGCCAGCGGTATGACCTTCGGGCTCGGCCTGGTCTTGAGTATCGCCGCCGGTATTCCCAACGCGGCATCCAAATTTAAGAAATACGATGACCCCTATCTGCTGGACAGCGGTGGCAGCGAGGCCGAGTGGCTCAAGCGCACCTCGAACCTGGCGTTTGCGTATCTCAATGACCCCAAGCGCACCACCGATGACCGCAACAAGTTCACGGTGTCGAACCAGACCTATAATCACAGCTTGACCGGCGCGCTGTTCAGCTCGGTGACCTATGATACCAGCGGCTATTGGACGATGGCGAAGTCAGAGATCGTCTTCGCCGACGGCAAAGACCCCGACATGTGGCACCCCAGCTGGACCGCGCGCATGCGCCCGGTGCATCTGCCGGGAGAGTTTGAGGACGCCGACTTTGCGATGTTCCAAGCCTATAGTCAAATCGTGCCCTATCTTGCGCTGAACGCCCAGCTTGGAAGCATCCAGGGCAATCAAACAGGCGCGGCGGCCCTGGCCTCCATGAAGGATATCATTTCTCTCGGATTCTCTACCGCCGCCATGGGACCCACCACTGCCTCCGGAGTCGCGAAATGA
- a CDS encoding TadE family protein: MPRKNEDNNSSPTPQRGSARAWGVRLGAHGLGVMATAALLLLPFVSRSTLEIVWESAKYTEFLRLSWLDALLFVGMAACLWALAVILFEVVSSRRAPVHKVLGMPRGSVMTETLVILPIFFLLTFGIAQLAVNNIAGLLVNAAVFQSGRTAWLWSSEADEGRRGVTSAMVKDLAHAQAAVVLAPVAPGEFIQGVSIQNERFIELRGVMMGSQLPAFSTDTGSAGKTAATGFLMGTNMTNLPEMDSSFSNALDTSSWPARTTRKLTFAFHASEVVVLEENSEVGVRLTYHHFQAFPMVGRIFGELKTDVGTRPGYYKTLERKFTMPAQINPNKKTP, encoded by the coding sequence ATGCCCCGAAAAAATGAAGATAATAATTCATCGCCCACGCCGCAGCGCGGCTCCGCGCGTGCCTGGGGTGTGCGGCTTGGCGCCCACGGGCTCGGGGTGATGGCGACCGCTGCGTTGCTCCTTCTGCCGTTTGTGTCGCGCTCGACCCTTGAGATCGTGTGGGAGTCCGCCAAATATACGGAATTCCTGCGTTTGAGTTGGTTGGACGCGCTGCTCTTTGTCGGCATGGCCGCCTGCCTGTGGGCGCTGGCGGTGATTCTATTTGAGGTGGTTAGCTCCCGGCGGGCCCCGGTGCACAAGGTGTTGGGGATGCCGCGAGGCTCTGTGATGACCGAAACGCTGGTCATCCTGCCGATCTTCTTTTTGCTCACCTTCGGAATCGCGCAGTTGGCGGTGAATAATATCGCGGGCTTATTGGTCAACGCCGCGGTCTTTCAGTCCGGTCGCACGGCCTGGCTGTGGTCCTCCGAGGCCGATGAAGGCCGACGTGGCGTCACCTCCGCTATGGTCAAAGACCTGGCCCATGCCCAGGCTGCGGTGGTGCTCGCCCCGGTCGCGCCTGGTGAATTTATCCAGGGCGTTTCGATTCAAAACGAGCGCTTCATTGAGTTGCGCGGTGTGATGATGGGCTCGCAATTGCCAGCGTTTTCGACCGATACCGGCAGCGCTGGCAAGACCGCGGCCACAGGGTTTTTGATGGGGACCAATATGACCAACCTTCCCGAGATGGATTCCAGCTTCAGTAACGCCCTGGACACCTCGAGTTGGCCGGCGCGAACCACCCGCAAACTTACCTTCGCCTTTCACGCCTCCGAGGTCGTCGTCCTCGAGGAAAATAGCGAAGTGGGTGTTCGGCTGACCTACCACCATTTTCAGGCTTTTCCGATGGTGGGCCGAATCTTCGGCGAATTAAAGACCGATGTTGGTACCCGCCCCGGGTATTATAAAACCCTTGAGCGCAAGTTCACGATGCCAGCTCAGATCAACCCGAACAAAAAGACACCCTGA
- a CDS encoding DNA-methyltransferase: MQTLEQHDSDLDVYFDDPRGFTLLRGDSLEILEQMEPETFDMIFADPPYFLSNGGMTCKNGRMVSVNKGRWDRSEGVQANHEFNLRWLAACQRLLKPNGSIWVSGTHHVIYSIGFAMQSLDYKILNDIAWFKVNPPPNLSCRYFTHGTETIIWAGRDSKTKHTFNYQTMKEENGGKQMKNLWNIMSPRKAEKGFGKHPTQKPIKLLNRIIRAASNPGDLILDPFAGSSTTGLAAVENGRRYVGIDQSDEYLELSVRRFEGLSAQGE; encoded by the coding sequence ATGCAAACTCTTGAACAGCACGATAGCGACCTCGACGTCTATTTTGATGACCCGCGCGGCTTTACCCTCTTGCGCGGTGACTCGCTCGAGATTCTCGAGCAGATGGAACCCGAGACCTTCGACATGATCTTCGCGGACCCGCCGTATTTCCTCTCCAACGGCGGCATGACCTGCAAAAATGGGCGGATGGTTTCGGTCAACAAGGGCCGCTGGGACCGCTCTGAAGGTGTCCAGGCGAACCACGAATTCAACCTGCGCTGGCTGGCTGCGTGTCAACGTCTGCTCAAGCCCAATGGCTCGATCTGGGTCAGCGGCACCCACCACGTCATCTATAGCATCGGCTTCGCGATGCAGTCCCTGGATTATAAAATCCTCAACGATATCGCGTGGTTCAAGGTCAACCCGCCGCCCAACCTGTCCTGCCGCTACTTCACCCACGGCACCGAGACCATCATCTGGGCCGGCCGCGACAGCAAGACCAAGCATACCTTCAACTACCAGACGATGAAGGAAGAGAACGGCGGCAAACAGATGAAGAATCTGTGGAATATCATGAGCCCGCGCAAGGCCGAGAAGGGCTTCGGCAAGCACCCCACTCAGAAGCCGATCAAATTGCTCAACCGTATCATTCGGGCCGCCAGCAATCCGGGCGACCTGATCCTTGACCCGTTCGCGGGTTCCTCGACCACCGGCCTGGCCGCGGTCGAGAACGGCCGGCGCTACGTCGGCATCGACCAGTCCGACGAGTATCTCGAGCTGTCCGTGCGCCGGTTTGAGGGGCTCAGCGCGCAGGGCGAGTGA
- a CDS encoding 3-keto-5-aminohexanoate cleavage protein: MNLDDKKIIITCALNGVLTDPNTHPVPFRPEDMAASARDAYNAGASVVHVHFREQSGGQLPSWDPALASECVDAIRQACPGILINSTTGVVGSDIRGPLDVIERVKPEMAALNAGSLNYLKVRRDGSWAWPPMLFDNPVDKVRAFLEVMQANNIVPECECFDTGIVRSLAMFEENGMLNKPYTVSLVQGVASGMPARVDLLPILVDLLPEDAHWQSVVIGRAEVWPIHQRTAELGGHLRTGVEDTFYLPDGKKVGEKGNGALVAELSKVARAVGREPATAAEAREIILGKQ, from the coding sequence ATGAATTTAGACGACAAAAAAATCATCATCACCTGTGCACTCAACGGTGTACTCACCGACCCGAATACACACCCCGTTCCATTTCGGCCCGAAGACATGGCGGCGAGCGCGCGCGACGCGTACAACGCCGGCGCGTCGGTGGTGCACGTCCACTTTCGCGAGCAATCCGGGGGGCAGCTGCCCTCCTGGGACCCAGCGCTGGCCAGTGAGTGCGTGGACGCGATTCGCCAGGCCTGCCCTGGCATCCTCATCAACTCGACCACCGGCGTGGTCGGCAGCGACATCCGCGGGCCGCTGGATGTTATCGAGCGCGTCAAGCCCGAGATGGCCGCGCTCAACGCCGGCTCGCTCAACTACCTAAAGGTGCGCCGCGACGGCAGTTGGGCCTGGCCGCCGATGCTCTTCGACAACCCGGTCGACAAGGTTCGCGCGTTCCTGGAGGTCATGCAGGCAAACAATATCGTGCCGGAATGCGAATGCTTCGACACCGGCATCGTGCGCAGCCTCGCCATGTTCGAGGAGAACGGCATGCTCAACAAACCATACACCGTCTCGTTGGTGCAGGGCGTCGCCAGCGGCATGCCCGCGCGCGTGGACTTATTGCCAATCCTGGTCGACCTCCTGCCCGAGGACGCCCACTGGCAATCGGTGGTCATCGGGCGCGCCGAGGTCTGGCCCATCCACCAGCGCACCGCCGAGTTGGGCGGACATCTTCGCACCGGCGTCGAGGATACCTTCTACCTTCCCGACGGCAAAAAGGTCGGCGAGAAGGGCAACGGCGCGCTTGTCGCCGAACTTAGTAAAGTCGCCCGCGCGGTCGGTCGCGAACCCGCCACAGCCGCCGAAGCGCGCGAAATCATTCTGGGAAAACAATGA
- a CDS encoding zinc ribbon domain-containing protein has product MKKQLALLRELQRIDLQFDELEAQKSEIQQKLEENRGFLEKLIDDLDRQKQEFEDVRNLRRQKKADIEEVRESLAASQEKLKSIGSQKEFNAVEVEIEVFKKKLEQTQEEAIHLDEVIETVETSVEEKEEKIVQLREGIAAEVAEGEQQLADIDDVLEKRRNRQEAARSEVQKHVLRKYDFIRSRRPGLAVVAAKNGHCEGCYMALPPQQFIEIQRGDTFDICPSCQRILYYWEEAKGEEGEAPVDEAAEAS; this is encoded by the coding sequence TTGAAGAAGCAGCTAGCGCTACTTCGAGAACTGCAACGCATTGACCTTCAATTCGACGAATTGGAGGCTCAAAAAAGCGAAATCCAGCAGAAACTTGAAGAGAATCGAGGATTTCTCGAGAAACTCATTGATGACCTCGACCGTCAGAAACAGGAATTTGAGGACGTTCGCAACCTGCGTCGCCAGAAAAAGGCCGACATCGAAGAGGTCCGCGAGAGCCTGGCCGCCAGCCAGGAGAAACTGAAATCGATCGGCTCCCAGAAGGAGTTCAACGCGGTTGAAGTTGAGATCGAAGTCTTCAAAAAGAAGCTTGAGCAGACCCAGGAAGAAGCGATTCACCTCGACGAGGTGATCGAGACGGTTGAGACCTCGGTCGAAGAGAAAGAAGAGAAGATCGTGCAGTTGCGCGAAGGCATCGCGGCTGAGGTCGCCGAGGGCGAGCAGCAATTGGCCGACATCGACGACGTGCTGGAGAAGCGGCGCAATCGTCAGGAAGCCGCGCGCAGCGAAGTGCAGAAGCATGTGCTGCGTAAATACGACTTCATTCGCAGCCGCCGCCCCGGTTTGGCGGTCGTGGCCGCGAAAAACGGTCACTGCGAGGGTTGCTATATGGCGCTGCCGCCGCAGCAATTCATCGAGATTCAGCGCGGTGATACCTTCGACATCTGCCCGAGCTGCCAGCGTATTCTCTATTATTGGGAAGAGGCCAAAGGCGAAGAGGGCGAGGCACCGGTCGACGAGGCTGCTGAAGCGAGCTGA